From the genome of Hymenobacter cellulosilyticus, one region includes:
- a CDS encoding C40 family peptidase, with product MKNSILYCLAAASLALSFFFEYAPESSTTFSGASVVATASLLPDFSGDNGDENRPLATASDSAAYSHYSQALGLKLTYNEDQNLLRTVTDWIGTPYRYGSNSKSGTDCSGFVTRVFKEVYGITLQRSSRSMFEKVKRVGKDEMQSGDLVFFRRGPGQPIYHVGIYLQDGKFAHSATNGGVMISSLNQPYYHRNFYAAGRVDLN from the coding sequence ATGAAAAACAGTATCCTGTATTGCCTCGCCGCTGCCTCGCTGGCCCTCTCTTTTTTCTTCGAATACGCTCCCGAATCCTCCACTACCTTTAGCGGTGCCTCAGTAGTAGCCACTGCCTCCCTCCTGCCCGACTTCTCGGGCGACAATGGTGACGAAAATCGCCCCCTGGCTACTGCCAGCGACTCCGCTGCCTACAGCCACTACTCCCAGGCCCTGGGCCTCAAGCTGACCTATAACGAAGACCAGAACCTGCTCCGCACCGTCACCGATTGGATCGGGACGCCCTACCGCTACGGCAGCAACTCCAAGTCGGGTACCGACTGCTCCGGCTTCGTAACCCGCGTTTTCAAGGAAGTATACGGCATTACGCTGCAGCGCAGCTCCCGCTCGATGTTTGAGAAGGTGAAGCGTGTAGGCAAAGACGAGATGCAAAGCGGCGACTTGGTATTCTTCCGTCGCGGCCCCGGCCAGCCTATCTACCACGTGGGTATCTACCTGCAGGACGGCAAGTTTGCCCACTCGGCTACGAACGGCGGCGTCATGATCAGCTCGCTGAATCAGCCTTACTACCACCGCAACTTTTACGCCGCCGGCCGCGTAGACCTCAACTAA
- a CDS encoding SDR family NAD(P)-dependent oxidoreductase, with protein MEKRFQDKVCFVTGGTSGIGRATVMQLAREGGKVVVLGRNAEEGREVVRDIKAEQGEAIFIRTDVGKDAQLRRAVERTLATWHRIDVLINDAAMMTFEPILTLDPKQWDTLMAVNLRAFFRLCQLCLPHMQGGSIVVVSSVHAHQTTPNVVPYAASKGAIEAFVRGLSLEIPHTQARVNAIAPGAVDTPMLWSNPNVKSGKEKITGQVGTPEELASAICFLASPEANFINGSTLAVDGGRLAAL; from the coding sequence ATGGAAAAGCGTTTTCAGGATAAAGTATGCTTTGTAACCGGCGGCACCTCCGGCATTGGCCGCGCTACCGTTATGCAGTTGGCCCGGGAAGGCGGGAAGGTAGTAGTGCTGGGGCGCAATGCCGAAGAAGGCCGGGAGGTGGTGCGCGACATCAAAGCCGAGCAGGGAGAGGCCATTTTCATTCGGACCGACGTGGGCAAGGACGCCCAACTGCGGCGGGCCGTGGAGCGCACCCTGGCCACCTGGCATCGCATCGACGTCCTGATCAACGACGCGGCCATGATGACCTTCGAGCCTATTCTGACGCTAGACCCTAAACAGTGGGATACGCTGATGGCCGTCAACCTGCGGGCCTTTTTCCGTCTGTGCCAGCTTTGCCTGCCCCACATGCAGGGCGGCAGCATTGTCGTCGTCAGCTCAGTACACGCCCACCAGACCACGCCCAACGTGGTGCCCTACGCGGCCAGCAAGGGAGCCATTGAGGCCTTCGTACGGGGACTGAGCCTCGAAATTCCGCATACCCAGGCCCGGGTCAACGCCATTGCACCCGGCGCCGTCGACACGCCCATGCTCTGGAGCAACCCCAACGTGAAAAGCGGCAAGGAGAAAATTACCGGGCAGGTCGGTACGCCCGAGGAGCTGGCCTCTGCCATCTGCTTCCTGGCTTCCCCCGAAGCCAACTTTATCAACGGCTCCACCCTGGCCGTCGACGGCGGCCGCCTCGCCGCTTTGTAA
- a CDS encoding efflux RND transporter permease subunit, with protein sequence MQDIEKEFGPTSWSINNKTSIYIITLLLCVAGIFAYIKLGKEKFPDIVIPRIIVATIYPGTSPADIENLVTRQLEKEIKSVNGVKKINSTSNQDYCIVDVEFSSGVDVQYAKQLIKDAVDKASSELPNDLPTPPTVQEVNLSELPIMNVNLAGNLPAAQLKKLADDFQDRIEALPEITRVDIIGALEQQVNVDVDLYKLRAARLGFSDIQGAIARENITISGGSIDVGSQKRAVRVAGQYVNASDIANIQIKNLSGSAVRLGDIATVEDAFKDRESFARLDGKNAITLNVIKRQGENLIDASDKIKLIVEDAQKTLPKELKITITGDTSNDTRVTLHDLINTIIIGFLLVTLILMFFMGTTNALFVGLSVPISMFLAFLLIPVFDFSLNMIVLFAFLLALGIVVDDAIVVIENTHRLLHEHPELTTAQAAKYAAGEVFVPVLAGTLTTVAPFVPLLFWPGIVGSFMYYLPVTLIITLMSSLVVAFIMNPVFAVSFMQREDHHSGEKPKLTKNFLIAMGVLLLIALIGYVTGSTFTGNLFVTIIVLCFLDRFVFVHMIAGFQTKVLPRFMDGYANLVAWALRHPALVMISVLVLGVVSFFAVGARQPKVDFFPKGDPKFVYTYLKMPVGTRVEVTDSVAKVLEKRIYGVIGNNNPDVESVITNVAIGAADPGEASAAGTSQSNLAKIGVAFKELSERTGPATSIYMDKIREVVKGIPGAEISVDQESSGPPTGKPIAIEVMGDDYPKLAALSKDVITYINSKKIGGIEQLRSNLEDRNPEIAVNIDRTRANREGISTAQIGVEVRTAIYGSEASKFKTADDDYPIQVRYAKPYRADVDAIMNSPLTFRDATGQMRQVPISSVADVKYSTTYGGIKRKDVKRVITISSNVLNGFTGPDVARQVETALKAYPLPAGYTLKMGGAEEDQKETSDFLPLAGLGALGLIFIILVTQFNSFSKPVIILTEVIFSIIGVLLGLAITGMNVSIVMTGVGIIALAGIVVKNGILLVEFTDMLRSQGMPLKEAIILAGRTRLNPVILTATAATLGLIPLAIGLNVDFYELFNSLNPHFFIGGESVTFWGPLAWTIIFGLVFATGITLLVVPVMYLISEKLREKITGRSADHLATDSTKTDSPVRREVLAEA encoded by the coding sequence ATGCAGGATATCGAAAAAGAGTTTGGGCCAACCAGTTGGTCCATCAATAATAAGACGAGTATTTACATCATCACGCTGCTGCTGTGCGTGGCGGGGATTTTTGCCTACATCAAGCTGGGCAAAGAGAAATTCCCCGACATCGTGATTCCGCGCATCATCGTGGCCACCATTTACCCCGGCACCTCGCCGGCCGACATCGAGAACCTGGTAACGCGCCAACTCGAAAAGGAAATCAAGAGCGTAAACGGGGTGAAGAAAATCAACTCCACCTCCAATCAGGACTATTGTATTGTAGACGTGGAGTTTAGCTCCGGCGTCGACGTGCAGTACGCCAAGCAGCTCATCAAGGACGCCGTGGACAAGGCCAGCTCGGAGCTGCCCAACGACCTGCCCACGCCGCCCACCGTGCAGGAAGTAAACCTGTCGGAGCTGCCGATCATGAACGTCAACCTGGCCGGTAACCTGCCCGCCGCCCAGCTCAAGAAGCTGGCCGACGACTTCCAGGACCGGATTGAAGCCCTGCCCGAAATCACCCGGGTCGACATCATCGGCGCCCTGGAACAGCAGGTAAACGTGGACGTGGACTTGTATAAGCTGCGCGCCGCCCGCCTGGGCTTCAGCGACATTCAGGGTGCCATTGCCCGGGAGAACATCACCATCTCGGGTGGCTCCATCGACGTGGGCAGCCAGAAGCGCGCCGTGCGTGTGGCTGGTCAGTACGTGAATGCCTCGGACATTGCCAACATTCAGATCAAGAACCTGAGCGGCTCGGCCGTGCGCCTCGGCGACATTGCTACCGTAGAGGATGCTTTCAAGGACCGGGAGTCGTTTGCCCGTCTCGACGGCAAGAATGCCATTACCCTGAACGTGATTAAACGCCAGGGCGAAAACCTGATTGACGCCTCCGATAAAATCAAGCTGATTGTAGAGGACGCCCAGAAAACGCTGCCCAAGGAGCTGAAAATCACCATCACCGGTGACACCTCCAACGACACCCGCGTAACCCTGCACGACCTGATTAATACCATCATCATCGGCTTCCTGCTGGTGACGCTGATCCTGATGTTCTTCATGGGTACCACCAACGCCCTGTTCGTGGGCTTGTCGGTACCAATTTCGATGTTCCTGGCGTTTTTGCTCATTCCCGTGTTCGACTTCTCGCTGAACATGATTGTGCTCTTCGCCTTCCTGCTGGCCCTGGGTATTGTGGTCGATGACGCCATTGTGGTTATCGAAAACACCCACCGCCTGTTGCACGAGCACCCTGAGCTGACGACGGCGCAGGCCGCTAAGTACGCCGCCGGTGAGGTATTCGTGCCGGTATTGGCTGGTACTCTGACCACGGTAGCGCCTTTCGTGCCGCTGCTGTTCTGGCCCGGTATCGTGGGTAGCTTCATGTACTACCTGCCCGTGACGCTCATCATCACCCTGATGTCGTCCCTGGTCGTGGCTTTCATCATGAACCCGGTGTTTGCCGTGTCATTCATGCAGCGCGAAGACCACCACAGCGGTGAGAAGCCCAAGCTGACCAAGAACTTCCTGATTGCCATGGGTGTGCTGCTGCTCATTGCCCTGATTGGCTACGTAACCGGCTCGACCTTCACCGGCAACCTGTTCGTGACCATCATTGTCCTGTGCTTCCTCGACCGATTCGTGTTCGTGCACATGATTGCCGGGTTCCAGACCAAGGTGCTGCCCCGCTTCATGGATGGCTACGCCAATCTGGTAGCCTGGGCCCTGCGCCATCCCGCGCTGGTAATGATCAGCGTACTGGTGCTGGGGGTGGTATCGTTCTTCGCCGTGGGTGCTCGGCAGCCTAAGGTGGACTTCTTCCCCAAGGGTGACCCGAAATTCGTGTACACCTACCTGAAAATGCCGGTGGGCACGCGGGTAGAGGTAACTGACTCGGTAGCCAAGGTGCTGGAGAAGCGTATCTATGGTGTTATTGGCAACAATAACCCCGACGTGGAATCGGTGATTACCAACGTGGCCATCGGTGCCGCCGACCCCGGCGAAGCTTCGGCCGCTGGTACGTCACAGTCGAACCTGGCCAAGATTGGCGTTGCCTTCAAGGAGCTCAGCGAGCGGACCGGTCCGGCAACCAGCATCTACATGGATAAAATCCGGGAGGTGGTAAAAGGTATTCCCGGCGCCGAAATCTCGGTTGACCAGGAATCCAGCGGACCGCCCACGGGTAAGCCCATTGCCATCGAGGTGATGGGCGACGACTACCCAAAACTGGCCGCCCTGTCGAAGGATGTGATTACCTACATCAACTCGAAAAAAATCGGCGGCATCGAGCAGCTGCGTTCCAACCTGGAAGACCGCAACCCCGAAATTGCGGTAAACATCGACCGGACCCGCGCTAACCGTGAAGGCATCAGCACGGCGCAGATCGGGGTGGAAGTGCGGACGGCCATTTACGGCTCGGAAGCCAGCAAATTCAAAACCGCTGACGACGACTACCCGATTCAGGTGCGCTACGCCAAGCCTTACCGCGCCGACGTGGACGCCATCATGAACTCGCCGCTGACCTTCCGCGACGCGACGGGCCAGATGCGCCAAGTGCCGATTTCGTCGGTAGCCGATGTGAAATACAGCACGACCTACGGCGGTATCAAGCGTAAGGACGTGAAGCGGGTAATTACCATCTCTTCCAACGTGCTCAACGGCTTTACCGGTCCCGACGTGGCCCGGCAGGTGGAAACGGCGCTGAAGGCTTACCCCCTGCCCGCTGGCTACACCCTGAAAATGGGTGGCGCTGAGGAAGACCAGAAAGAAACCAGCGACTTCCTGCCGCTGGCCGGCTTAGGCGCCCTGGGCCTGATCTTCATCATTCTGGTTACGCAGTTCAACTCGTTCAGCAAGCCGGTTATCATCCTGACAGAGGTTATCTTCTCCATCATCGGGGTACTGCTGGGCCTGGCCATTACGGGCATGAACGTGAGTATCGTAATGACCGGCGTGGGCATCATCGCCCTGGCGGGTATCGTGGTGAAAAACGGTATTCTACTGGTCGAATTCACCGATATGCTCCGCTCCCAGGGTATGCCGCTCAAAGAGGCCATCATCCTGGCCGGCCGCACCCGTCTGAACCCGGTAATCCTGACGGCTACGGCCGCCACGCTGGGCCTGATTCCGCTGGCTATCGGTCTGAACGTCGACTTCTACGAGCTGTTCAACTCCCTGAATCCCCACTTCTTCATCGGTGGTGAATCGGTAACGTTCTGGGGCCCCCTGGCCTGGACCATCATTTTCGGCTTGGTGTTTGCCACCGGAATCACCCTGCTGGTAGTGCCCGTTATGTACCTGATCAGCGAAAAGCTGCGGGAAAAAATAACCGGCCGCTCGGCAGATCACCTTGCAACCGATTCGACTAAAACTGACTCCCCAGTTCGGAGAGAAGTGTTGGCCGAAGCGTAA
- a CDS encoding efflux RND transporter periplasmic adaptor subunit: MKYTTSAAVLAMAFLASCGGKQDPAAELAKLKQEQAANQAKIAELEAKTGAAGADSSEVQATPVSIMKVQPESFKSYLEVQGRVDFDENASVSPRVPGVLTSIRVQRGDRVSKGQVLATQDAAVLESGIAELRTRLELAKVVYEKQARLWKQEIGTEIQYLQAKNNYEALQRSLATQQRQRAQYNVVAPFSGVVDDVPAKVGENGGPGVPVVRLLSGSGGKIIADVSEAYANQIKVGDKALISVADLGGEDIPASVRVVSRTINPASRTFSVEFRLNKAVPELRPNMVATVRIQNYTRANATVLPVDLVQKDEQNSYVFVVEQKGGQKIAAKRVIKTGATYNGKIEVTQGLTTNDQVISAGYQNLNEGQVVTL, from the coding sequence ATGAAATACACTACTTCTGCGGCCGTGCTGGCAATGGCTTTCCTGGCTTCCTGCGGTGGCAAGCAAGATCCGGCCGCTGAGCTGGCTAAGCTGAAACAAGAGCAGGCCGCCAACCAGGCCAAGATTGCCGAACTGGAAGCCAAAACCGGTGCTGCCGGCGCCGACAGCTCGGAAGTACAGGCCACGCCGGTTAGCATTATGAAGGTGCAGCCCGAGAGCTTCAAGAGCTACCTCGAAGTGCAGGGCCGCGTCGATTTCGACGAAAACGCCAGCGTGTCGCCCCGGGTACCGGGTGTGCTCACCAGCATCCGGGTGCAGCGCGGCGACCGGGTAAGCAAGGGCCAGGTGCTGGCTACCCAGGACGCGGCCGTGCTCGAGTCGGGCATTGCTGAGCTGCGCACCCGCCTGGAGCTGGCCAAGGTGGTATACGAAAAGCAGGCTCGCCTGTGGAAGCAGGAAATCGGGACCGAAATCCAGTACCTGCAGGCTAAGAACAACTACGAGGCCCTGCAGCGCAGCCTGGCTACCCAGCAGCGGCAGCGCGCCCAGTACAACGTGGTGGCCCCCTTCAGCGGGGTTGTCGACGACGTGCCGGCCAAAGTGGGTGAAAACGGTGGCCCGGGCGTGCCGGTGGTACGCCTGCTGAGCGGCAGCGGCGGTAAAATCATTGCCGACGTGTCGGAAGCCTACGCCAACCAGATTAAGGTGGGCGACAAAGCCCTGATCAGCGTGGCCGACCTCGGCGGCGAAGATATTCCGGCTTCGGTGCGCGTGGTAAGCCGCACGATTAACCCCGCCAGCCGCACCTTCTCGGTGGAATTCCGGTTGAATAAGGCCGTGCCCGAGCTGCGCCCCAACATGGTAGCCACGGTGCGCATCCAGAACTACACCCGCGCCAACGCCACGGTATTGCCGGTGGATTTGGTTCAGAAGGACGAGCAGAACAGCTACGTGTTTGTAGTGGAGCAGAAGGGCGGCCAGAAAATAGCGGCCAAGCGCGTCATCAAAACCGGCGCTACTTATAACGGTAAAATTGAAGTAACCCAGGGTCTTACGACCAACGACCAGGTGATTTCCGCCGGGTATCAGAATTTGAACGAAGGACAGGTAGTAACCCTGTAG
- a CDS encoding TolC family protein yields the protein MKNTLRFLFLLAALAFIGIQQLLAQTPSTGQPVATSTPVQFSLQQAIEYALKNKSTLQATRINEQIAVARVGEIRSAGLPQVNVGAALTDNLKLQKSLVDFGAFAGGAGQLNGTTLTQEQLARVQRGETVTLAPAYTPLPATGPQPLAFGLQYAGNAAASASQMLFNGSYLLGLKAAKVYQQLSIKQTQQSEIDVVEQVSKAYYSTLVARERLELLSRNVQRLDTLLYQTTQTYKEGFVEKLDVDRLQVQVNNLKIEQQNAARLIDLSVALLKFQMGLDQRQPVELTDRLDEAVVEAERGSLINLSDAFNYGNRIEYSVLETQRDLAILDVRNRRSGYLPTLNLVAQYGFTGSDNRFGGLMEFRGPNSRSEAGFINQNWFGFGNVGLQLNIPVFDGFRKKYNIEQGKLAVEQVNKGFTTLQQGIDLERAQTTTTLQNTLAVLGNQKANLELATNVARVAKIKFQEGVGSNLEVITAETDLRQAQTNYYSALYDALVAKVDYGKAAGTLGRR from the coding sequence ATGAAAAATACGCTTCGCTTCCTGTTTCTGTTGGCGGCTCTGGCCTTCATCGGTATCCAGCAGCTTCTGGCCCAAACGCCTTCCACGGGCCAGCCCGTGGCCACTTCCACGCCCGTGCAGTTCTCGCTGCAGCAGGCCATTGAGTATGCCTTAAAGAACAAGTCGACGCTGCAGGCCACGCGCATCAATGAGCAGATTGCCGTAGCCCGCGTGGGCGAGATTCGCTCGGCCGGCTTGCCCCAGGTCAACGTGGGTGCTGCCCTGACCGACAACCTCAAGCTGCAGAAGTCCCTGGTTGACTTCGGCGCCTTTGCCGGCGGAGCCGGGCAGCTGAACGGTACGACCCTGACTCAGGAGCAGCTGGCCCGGGTGCAGCGCGGCGAAACCGTGACCCTGGCCCCGGCTTACACGCCGTTGCCCGCCACTGGCCCCCAGCCCCTGGCCTTCGGCCTGCAATACGCCGGCAACGCGGCGGCTTCGGCTTCCCAGATGCTGTTCAACGGCTCGTATCTGCTGGGCTTGAAAGCGGCTAAAGTGTACCAGCAGCTTTCCATCAAGCAAACCCAGCAAAGCGAAATCGACGTGGTAGAGCAGGTGTCGAAAGCCTACTACAGCACGCTCGTAGCCCGCGAGCGGCTGGAACTGCTCTCGCGCAACGTGCAGCGTCTCGACACCTTATTATACCAGACCACCCAGACCTACAAGGAAGGCTTTGTAGAAAAGCTCGACGTGGACCGTTTGCAGGTGCAGGTCAACAACCTCAAGATTGAGCAGCAGAACGCCGCCCGCCTCATCGACCTGAGCGTGGCCCTGCTTAAGTTTCAGATGGGCCTCGACCAGCGCCAGCCCGTGGAGCTCACCGACCGCCTCGACGAAGCGGTGGTGGAAGCCGAGCGCGGCAGCCTGATCAACCTCAGCGACGCCTTCAACTACGGCAACCGCATCGAGTACTCGGTGCTCGAAACCCAGCGCGACCTGGCCATCCTCGACGTGCGCAACCGCCGCTCGGGCTACCTACCTACCCTGAACCTGGTAGCCCAGTACGGCTTTACCGGCTCCGACAACCGCTTCGGCGGCCTGATGGAGTTCCGCGGCCCCAACTCCCGCAGCGAAGCCGGCTTTATCAACCAGAACTGGTTTGGCTTCGGCAACGTGGGCCTGCAGCTCAACATTCCGGTGTTCGACGGCTTCCGCAAGAAGTACAACATCGAGCAGGGCAAGCTGGCCGTGGAGCAAGTGAACAAGGGCTTCACCACCCTGCAGCAGGGCATCGACCTGGAGCGGGCTCAAACCACCACGACCCTGCAGAATACGCTGGCCGTGCTCGGCAACCAGAAAGCCAACCTGGAGCTGGCTACCAACGTGGCCCGCGTCGCCAAAATCAAGTTCCAGGAGGGCGTAGGCTCTAACCTGGAAGTCATTACGGCCGAAACCGACCTGCGCCAGGCCCAGACCAACTACTACAGTGCCCTCTACGACGCGCTGGTGGCCAAAGTCGACTACGGCAAAGCTGCTGGCACCCTGGGCCGCCGCTAA
- the ispF gene encoding 2-C-methyl-D-erythritol 2,4-cyclodiphosphate synthase has translation MKIRTGFGYDVHQLQEGLPFWLGGIQVPHTHGALGHSDADVLIHVICDALLGAANLRDIGFHFPDTDPQYKGIDSKRLLAEVMRLLRERGYSIGNIDSTICLEVPKVNPHIAQMQQVLAEVMQIPVEDISIKATTTEKLGFVGKREGVAAYASVLIVQP, from the coding sequence ATGAAAATCCGCACTGGCTTTGGCTACGACGTGCACCAGCTACAGGAAGGCCTGCCTTTCTGGCTCGGCGGCATTCAGGTGCCCCACACCCACGGCGCCCTGGGCCACTCCGACGCCGACGTGCTCATTCACGTTATCTGCGACGCGCTGCTGGGCGCGGCCAACCTGCGCGACATTGGCTTCCACTTCCCCGACACCGACCCGCAGTACAAGGGCATCGACAGTAAGCGGCTGCTGGCCGAAGTGATGCGCCTGCTGCGTGAACGGGGCTACAGCATCGGCAACATCGACTCCACCATCTGCCTGGAAGTGCCCAAGGTGAATCCCCACATTGCCCAGATGCAGCAAGTGCTGGCCGAGGTGATGCAGATTCCCGTCGAAGACATTTCCATTAAAGCCACCACCACCGAAAAGCTCGGCTTCGTGGGCAAGCGCGAGGGTGTGGCCGCCTACGCCAGCGTCCTGATCGTGCAACCCTAG
- a CDS encoding M28 family peptidase encodes MKKTSLYTLLLAACCATSAVAQQAPEKVKVKHKRGKTEAPAATTPAETLPPAPKLPPQEADWSFAYGASITQADLREHLTILASDAYEGRETGEKGQKMAAEYIANQFKSLGLTGPVQGSDNPYLQHFTMERSVWTGDATLKVGGQSYKWLTDFYAYGSSPFQTETTVQPVFAGYGIEQEGYSDYAGLDVKGKDVIVLLGEPMNAQGKALLGKDGQGSKWGMDFRAKASKAAEKGARSVFFVDVTPDGFTKSAARMTPYMSRPTVTFLDGKEAPRSAFFVSPAVAYKMLGTTAANLGKYQSSVTKAGKPVASLFKPAKITIKAPKKKDQFTTENVLGFLEGSDKKEEILVVSAHFDHIGVIGGQVHNGADDDGSGTVSVLELAQAFTKAKAEGHGPRRSILFLTVTGEEKGLLGSEYYTDHPVFPLEQTIADLNIDMVGRTDKDHEGKSDYVYVIGSDKLSSELHRINEEANQKYTQIDLDYRFNDPEDPNRFYYRSDHYNFAKHKIPVAFFFNGVHDDYHGPGDEVEKIEFPKMEKRARLVFHTAWELANRNDRIVVDSNKQ; translated from the coding sequence ATGAAGAAAACCTCCCTCTACACGCTGCTCTTGGCGGCGTGCTGCGCTACGAGTGCCGTGGCCCAGCAGGCCCCGGAGAAAGTGAAAGTCAAGCACAAGCGTGGCAAGACGGAAGCTCCGGCCGCCACTACTCCCGCCGAAACGCTGCCGCCCGCACCCAAGCTGCCCCCGCAGGAAGCCGACTGGTCCTTTGCCTATGGCGCCAGCATCACCCAGGCCGACCTGCGTGAGCACCTGACCATCCTGGCGTCCGATGCGTACGAAGGCCGCGAAACCGGCGAAAAAGGCCAGAAAATGGCCGCTGAGTACATTGCCAACCAGTTTAAGAGCCTGGGCCTGACTGGTCCGGTGCAGGGCTCCGACAACCCCTACCTGCAGCACTTCACGATGGAGCGCTCCGTCTGGACCGGCGACGCCACGCTGAAAGTGGGCGGGCAGAGCTACAAGTGGCTTACCGACTTCTACGCCTACGGCAGCTCCCCCTTCCAAACCGAAACCACGGTGCAGCCCGTGTTTGCCGGCTACGGCATCGAGCAGGAAGGCTACTCTGACTACGCCGGCCTGGATGTGAAAGGCAAGGACGTAATTGTGCTGCTGGGTGAGCCCATGAACGCCCAGGGCAAAGCCCTGCTAGGCAAGGACGGACAGGGCAGCAAGTGGGGCATGGACTTCCGGGCCAAGGCCAGCAAAGCCGCCGAAAAAGGCGCCCGCAGCGTGTTTTTTGTGGATGTTACCCCCGACGGCTTCACTAAGTCGGCGGCCCGGATGACGCCCTACATGAGCCGGCCCACCGTCACGTTTCTGGACGGTAAGGAAGCACCTCGTTCGGCCTTTTTCGTCTCGCCGGCGGTGGCCTACAAGATGCTGGGCACCACGGCGGCCAACCTGGGCAAGTACCAAAGCAGCGTGACCAAAGCCGGTAAGCCGGTAGCCAGCCTCTTCAAGCCGGCCAAGATTACCATAAAAGCCCCCAAGAAAAAGGACCAGTTTACGACCGAAAACGTGCTGGGCTTTCTGGAAGGCTCCGACAAGAAGGAAGAAATCCTGGTCGTGTCGGCTCACTTCGACCATATCGGCGTGATTGGCGGGCAGGTGCACAACGGCGCCGACGACGACGGCTCGGGCACAGTATCGGTGCTGGAGTTGGCCCAGGCCTTTACCAAGGCCAAAGCCGAAGGCCACGGACCACGCCGCAGCATCCTGTTTTTGACCGTGACCGGGGAGGAAAAGGGCCTGCTGGGCTCGGAGTATTACACTGACCATCCCGTGTTTCCGCTGGAGCAAACTATTGCCGACTTGAACATCGACATGGTGGGCCGCACCGACAAGGACCACGAGGGCAAGAGTGACTATGTCTACGTCATCGGTTCCGACAAGCTTTCCTCCGAGCTGCACCGCATCAACGAGGAAGCTAACCAGAAGTACACCCAGATTGACCTGGACTACCGCTTCAACGACCCCGAGGACCCGAACCGCTTCTACTACCGCTCCGACCACTATAACTTCGCTAAGCACAAGATTCCGGTGGCCTTCTTCTTCAACGGCGTGCACGACGACTACCACGGCCCGGGCGACGAAGTAGAGAAGATTGAGTTTCCGAAAATGGAAAAGCGGGCCCGCCTCGTGTTCCACACGGCCTGGGAGCTGGCCAACCGCAACGACCGGATTGTGGTTGACTCGAACAAGCAATAA
- a CDS encoding acyl carrier protein, with translation MLRIISKRKAIKPTRLRVSSNLSQELGFDTVDVVDIILEIERNFHITIPDEVPLSTVGDFVTYVATHTPSHDWAA, from the coding sequence GTGCTGCGAATTATCAGCAAGCGTAAAGCCATCAAACCAACTCGCTTGCGCGTGAGCAGCAACCTGAGCCAGGAACTGGGCTTCGATACGGTAGATGTCGTGGATATCATCCTCGAAATTGAGCGTAACTTTCACATCACCATCCCCGACGAGGTGCCGCTGAGCACCGTCGGCGACTTTGTGACCTACGTGGCTACTCATACGCCCTCCCACGATTGGGCTGCGTAG
- a CDS encoding TetR/AcrR family transcriptional regulator, with the protein MEIKDRILVAAIELFMRNGIRSVSMDDIATHLAMSKKTLYKWFENKDQIVLAVMQGRLNREEVDCEQAFATGSNAIEAMFNLVTWHKEMLASIHPSIFHDLQKYYPQAWLLFEQHKNTFILQKILTNLRQGMEEGLYRPDLDVEVMARLHLSEIELMFNNTVFPPKQFGLQRVNVAMIEHYLTGISTLKGHRLINQYRNVTEPEE; encoded by the coding sequence ATGGAAATCAAGGACCGGATCTTAGTAGCTGCCATCGAGCTGTTCATGCGTAACGGCATCCGCAGCGTTTCTATGGACGACATTGCCACGCACCTGGCCATGTCTAAAAAGACTCTCTACAAATGGTTTGAGAACAAAGACCAGATCGTGCTGGCCGTGATGCAGGGCCGGCTGAACCGGGAGGAAGTGGATTGCGAGCAGGCGTTTGCCACCGGCTCCAACGCCATTGAGGCCATGTTCAACCTGGTAACCTGGCACAAGGAAATGCTGGCCAGCATTCACCCCAGCATTTTTCACGACCTGCAGAAGTATTATCCCCAGGCCTGGCTGCTATTCGAGCAGCACAAGAACACCTTCATCCTGCAGAAAATCCTGACCAACCTGCGCCAAGGCATGGAGGAAGGCTTGTACCGGCCCGACCTGGACGTGGAAGTAATGGCCCGCCTGCACCTGTCCGAAATCGAGCTGATGTTCAACAACACGGTGTTTCCACCCAAGCAGTTTGGGTTGCAGCGCGTCAACGTGGCCATGATTGAGCACTACCTCACGGGCATTTCTACCCTCAAAGGCCACCGCCTGATTAACCAGTACCGGAACGTAACCGAACCGGAAGAATAA